gctccgtgAGAACAAAGCTCTTCTCATTTACTTTGTATCCCCAGTGGCAAGAACAGTGCTTCAAATACAGCAAATACTTGGTAAATATTAGATACATGAATTAAATCTCAGGaatattttgcatgttttttaaaagacctccaagtgattctgactTCAGTAAGAACGGAAACCACTGGGCTAACACCTGTATGTATGCCCGGATGGGGAGGGTGGCAAGAAGTGATCTTGAAAAGTGCAGAAGCAGGCCAGACAAATGAAGCATTACTCTCTCTCGCTAGGCTCTCCTAGCAAAACATGCTAGAATATGCTTTCCTCAACATTTCTGAGCTACTCAGTTCAGGTATCTTCTTCTTTAATAACTATAAACACTAAAGACAGTTATTTggaattatttacttttctttccccagtCTCAAACACCCTCTGGCATGCATTAGATACTCGATAAATATTTCATGAGTTGTACTGCTTAGAGATTAGCTGCAGCCCACTGGGCTTACTGATGTTCTCTGCTACAACTTACATATTAATACAAGCTGTCACTTATTTAATGCTTACCGCATGCCATCTTACctatagtatctcatttaatcctcaaaagaaTACCTCAGGAgaggggttttcttttttttcttttttacgtttacaaatgagaaaactgagactcagagagtttaCATATATGGTACATAACAGAGTTGAGATTTACATCTCGGATCTTGCTTTCTATCCTATACTGTCTTGTACAATCAATACAATACCTACAAGCAGTGCATCAGTATTTTTAGTGTACATTCTTTCTGCCCCAACTCTTCTATTAACTAATAATGGAATCTAGGACAATTTCTCAAATATCTCTGTGAGTCTTAGTCTCCTGACCTGTACAATCAGGAATTAGATGATATTAACTCCTTGGTCTCCTCCAGCTCTAAAAATTATACGCATCTCTGAGTTCCTAGACTTTCAAGCCTTTGATTCTGCAACACCATCTGCTTCTCTGTATATTTCACACTGTGATTACatcaaaacaacataaaacagtttccatttccatgaattattttcttgaaacCACTTGACttaatttgaaatatgaaaattgaAATGAAGCCACATCACCAAAACCACAGAAGAGGGGTTACTTCCTCAAACACTGTCTACGTATATCATTGGCTTAATTACCTCTTAGAAGAAGATACTCATGAGAGTATTTCTGAGGACAATTATGGAAGAAGTAAATTTTAGGCTATCCAACGGTGGTACTAGCCCTTGTGcacatttggggagaaaattaaacactaGTCTCTAAGGTATTTGTTATTTATGAATTTTACTAATTATAGAATTTGGAAATACAATGTAGAGGGGAGAGGAATCTGGTTCAAGTTCCTTTTTCTATTACTGAAGCAGCACAGGGCAGTGCAAGGAGCCCTTGGTTCTTCTCTTGGTGAAAACCTATCGtgaatcacttaacctctctgcatctcagtttagTAATCTTCAAAATTAGTGGATTTGAACCAAACAATACttcaggttgcttccacatctgtGAATTAACCCAAAGGGTATGAAAACCTGGCAAGGAATCGCTTTGACAATGCAGTAGCAAGTTTGAAAACTTATCTTTATCCTGAAACAAAGAAGATGAGTTCTTAGGTTGAAGGCCACAGCCCCAAATGAATTAAGAACTAAAACGTAAGCCTATTTTTTAATAAGGCTACTGTAGCAAGGAAAGCTTTAAAATTCTAAGTCTAACACAGACTGAGAAACTGATTCCCGAGCTCCACCACTGAAGCCACACAGCCGTTTTGATGTATTTTCTCCGCTGGCAGGGCAGAGATGAAGAGGAAagcaagcagaaaagaaatcaggACACTGAGGTCAGCACAGAGGCTGATCCTAAAAAATTTCAGAGCTAGAttagagagaggaaaatagaaaaaatgtaggACTCAGTCAGTTCATAAATGTATTGCCTGTGCTGTAGGATTTTCTTATAATGAGGTCATCTTGTAGGATATGGCAACCACCTCTGTGTTCTTTCCAACCATCCTCAACAATTGTTCAACGTTCAAATGCAGATCATTCTGGCTGTCAGTCTTCATCTTTCCAAACTAAACAATCAACTTTTGGCCTGTCATCATACATTCCTTTTTACTGTGAAactcagtgtttttttttccctttctgaccatttttctctccagcaaGATTAGGTAGCCCATTTCCACAGTCTGTTTTTTCCATGCTTGATTTTTGTCTCCTCCCTATGTACCCAACACCATGCATCCATGTGCTAATGAACTTGTTAAAACTGAGGCAGAGTCGGTGCCTGGTGGGATGACCGAATATGAGGAGGTAATTTTTAATCAAGGTTTTAACACCTGAAACGAGCTTATTAACCTTACATAGAATAACTTTgtttatggaatttttaaaatcccccttaaaaatggagaaatgattTGAAGAAGTAGTGGTCTCTCCACCTCTACCTCCACAGCATACATTCCACAGAAAAAGGAACCAAGAAAGAGCAGGAAGACCTCACTGAATAAATAGCAGGCTCAAGGTGGAAAAGTAACAATCAGCCAGAAGAAAGGCAAGTGAAATGAAGGCAGAGGGTCACTGATTTTTGCCTGTGTCCCTAAAGACAAGATTGCTGATGTAGAGTCGCTCTGGCCTGCCCAAGACCATCTGGCGCGAAGACATAACTGCAAGGTAAGATGCCCTGGGCCAGCAGGTTTATCCTAGTGCTGTCATCTGAATCGACCCTCTAGGCTGACTCCAGATCACCTTTCCAAGGTTCTTGTGGTCCCCTCCCCTATGGTAGCTCCATATCCCCAAGCAGAGGTGGGGTCTTTCTGAAAGCCACTTATGCCAAAGGTACCACCCTAGCAAGGCCTCAAAATAACTCTAAATCTGAGAGCTTCTGCCCCGATAGATGAACgtttaaattttttcagaaatccCTCATGGCACTCTAGAATTCAGTGgggaggctttgaggaggaaagaaatgtgGCCCGCAGCATTAAAAGGGCAAAATGAGGCACTTGCTAGTCTTAGCATAACAAGTTGAGCAAAATCGTAGTTAAAaagttattgagcacttaatatgtgCCATGAAGGGGGCAAAGTGATTTATATACATTGTCTCATTGAGTCCTCATAAAAACCCACTGGGGCTTAGAAGGTGAAAGAGACTCAGAGTTAAGAGTCCAAGGTCAGGGAGCTGGTAAGTGTCAGAGGCAGGAGTGAACCCCAGTTCTGTGGGATGCCAGAGCCCAAGCTCTGCCGTACTAATTTATACTCAAGGATTTCAACACCATTTTAAAAGATGTCTAAGGATGAAGAAATCTCTTGGCTGTGCGTAATAAATCAAAGTTCCTAGGAAACTTTATATGCTATTCAGAACCACTACCAATGTTGATTTTGCTCAAGTCCTACATTACTTTCAGATGCCCTTCTACAGCTCAGccacacaattttttaaaaaatcttcccataATTCAGGTACCCAGTTTCTCATATGCATAGGAGACCACAAAGAgagcatacacatacacacgtacaccacacacacacccagataTGCAAataccacacaaacacacactatACAGATAAATACACCCAGACCGCAGATGCCACACACCATAGACACAGAGACCACACACAGATACCACAGATATACAGATCAcgaacatgcacacacaaaactCCACACACATCCCATGGATACAAACACACACCACAGAGAAATACACAGAGACCacatacatataaacaaataCCCCACAGATGTACAGACAGACCACAGACACGCttacagacacgcacacacagatagacacacacagaccatAAACACACAGTATCAGAAATTCTTTATAGGATTTTGTTTCTCCTTGTCTGCTCATGCCCGGATATCTAGCCAGTTTCAACCATATTCATCATCTCATTCGCATCTCACTTCCTGCTGCTGGTCTCCACTGCAGTCCATCCCACTCCATCCCAAATAGGGAACACAAGCCCTTTGCCTTCAATTTCCCAGGGCAACCACCAACACATGACAGTTGTAGTTAATAAGAAGGGACACTACACCATGTCAAAGCGTAGCAAATGGATTAAAATTGAAGATGTAGacatctctcattttaaatccTGTGTCATTTCTGCGTATTGGAATATCTCATTGACTTTTCTCCTCTTCAAGCCTCCTAGCCTCCTCCCATGTTTTTCCTGTTCCTGCCTCTCTGAAGACCATCCtcactcctcctccctcttcttggCGTCTCAGGACCTTCACACAGCCTCTTTCTCAGGTTCCCACTCCTTCACCCACCATTGCCTATTCATTCCACGTCCTTAGACTTCACTTTTTATTCCCAAAGCAGACTACTAAAGTATCTTCCTGAAGAGAATCACTTTTCTACTTGGGAGACAAATTTTGCAACTCCTTTAGAAGACAGAATTAACTGAAATTATAGCAgttactaattattttattttaatagcaattattttatttcttctctctataTAGTATTAGAATGTTTTTGCTTAGTGACGAAAAAATATCATTAGTAATTCCCACTGCTTTATtcaatttatccaaaaaacagCTTGTTGACATGACTGTTCTAATAGctattttccaaaacattctCAGGTTTATATTTTCAATACTATAGGAACCATTATCCAAGAAATGTGGTAATTTGGATAATCAAATCTGTGATTCATAGAGCATTATCAAAACACTGCACATGGATTAccaattttaaaagaagcaaaataaaacactGGTAGTGTTCACCACCTGCCACGACAGAGGCATGGTGGAAGATGCTGACGGATAAGAAATTTAACCctgggggccaggcccgtggccgagtggttaagttcgaacgctctgcattggcagcccagggtttcgccggttcgaatcctgggcaagaacatggtaccgctcattaagccatgctgaggcggcatcccacatgccacaactagagggacccacaactaaaattacacaacaatgtaccagggggctttggggagaaaaaggaaaaataaaatcttaaaaaaaaaaaagaaagaaatttaacccTTGTCAGCCTCACGTTCTCCTCTGTTTAAATATTTGCCTTtgtgaggaaaaaatgaaatgatttttatataaagCTGCTGACAGATAACAAGCATTGGATAATAGCAATTTCTTGACTTTTCTacctttttcccctccccaagtGAGAAAGAACTACTACTATATTCTACAGTACACTTTCCTCTTTCATTGATGATTTTGAAGGCAATTCACAATCTTACAGTGTCCTAGGGCTCCCATATGAACATCGGTTCTTACTGTTACGTGCTGAGTGCTAGAATCCTAGATAATAGCTTTACTATGTATATAAATAGCTCATGAGAGAAATCTAACTATAGTTCCCCATGATTACTAATTTGTAGCCATTGTTggtttttctgtctgttttttggtgaggaagttggccctgagctaacatccattgccaatcctgctctttttgcttgaggaagattgtccctgagctaacatctgtgcccgtcttcctttattttgtgtgtgggacagcaccacagcatggcttgacgagtggtgtccacatctgggatctgaactcgtgaacctcggggccccgaagcagagcacacaaacttaaccactatgccaccaggctgcctctgttgttgttatttttgttattcaatTTCTGACCAAGTCTTAGTCAAGTAAAACTGATCCTACATTACCTTATTCAAGAAGTTGTACTCATCACGCAGGGTTAGACTTATGGCTGATGTCTAAATAGAAGATTTGTAACTACCCAAATTAACTACTTAACAAAGTCAAAATATCccaaactttatttctctttcatgttaatttcatttcatctgtAGTATTCCCATTTTTGGTGTTCAAATTAATCTGACTTAATTCCtcatacaaaataaaagtatgGACCTTAGGAAGAATATCTGATTTGTATTACTGTGGAAATATTATgcattccatttataaaatatcgTCATTTTGACTGttattttgcaaaaatttcttataaccttttcttttgcttcttttttgttgttattttcagtttctcactCCACAGGTAATTATGGATCTGATCAACTCTACTGATTACCTGATCAATGTCTCTACTTCAGTAAGAAATAGCACTCATTTTCTAGCTCCTGCCTCAAAAATGATTGTTGCCCTTCTTTTGTTTGTGTCATTTATAATTGGTACCATCACCAATGGTCTCTACCTATGGGTGCTAaaattcaagatgaaaaagactGTCAATACTCTcttattttttcatcttattcTCTCCTATTTTATTTCAATACTGATTCTGCCATTTTTAGCCACCTCCTACCTTCAAGACAATCACTGGATCTTTGGATCTGCCATGTGCAAGGCCTTCACTGGCATTTTGTACACAGGAATCTAcgcctctgttttcttcctctcggCCATCAGCGTTGATCGGTATCTTCTCACTCTTCACCCAGTGTGGTCACAGTTGCACCGAACCCCACGCTGGGCCTCCAGCATCATCCTAGGAGTCTGGatctctgcctctgccctcagCATGCCCTATGTGGTTTTCAAGGAAACACATGATGACCATAAAGGAACGGTGATCTGCCAAAATAACTACACTGTGTCTACTAACTGGGAAAGCAAAAAGATACAAACGTTAAGGAAATGGATTCCTGTAGCCTGCTTTATCAGCCGCTTCTTGCTGAgcttccttctgcctttcttcATCATCACCTTTTGTTACCAAAGAGTAGCCAACAAGATGAAAGAGAGAAGCCTGTTTAAATCCAGTAAGCCCTTCAAAGTCATGATGACTGCcattatctctttctttgtgtgttGGATGCCCTATCATGTATACCAGGGCTTAATTCTCACCCAAACCCAATCACTGCTTTTACAGTTCACTCTGATACTTACAGTCATAACCACTTCCTTCAATACTCTCTTTTCTCCCACACTCTACCTATTTGTTGGGG
The DNA window shown above is from Equus quagga isolate Etosha38 chromosome 2, UCLA_HA_Equagga_1.0, whole genome shotgun sequence and carries:
- the GPR33 gene encoding probable G-protein coupled receptor 33, which translates into the protein MCKAFTGILYTGIYASVFFLSAISVDRYLLTLHPVWSQLHRTPRWASSIILGVWISASALSMPYVVFKETHDDHKGTVICQNNYTVSTNWESKKIQTLRKWIPVACFISRFLLSFLLPFFIITFCYQRVANKMKERSLFKSSKPFKVMMTAIISFFVCWMPYHVYQGLILTQTQSLLLQFTLILTVITTSFNTLFSPTLYLFVGENFKNVFKKSILALFESTFSEDSSTERTQNLNSEAYI